From Thalassotalea psychrophila:
CGCAAACACTTCATCGGTATATACACCTACGCCACTACTGTTGTTAGGACTAAAATCATCTAAGCCAATACCACGTATGGCAAAAATTGGTGTACCACCTGACGTGGCATTAACGGCAACCAACCCTGGAGTATGAGCACCAAGGTCAACGGCGTTTTCTACACCTAAATCTTCAAGCGCATCGCCATTAAAAGCGGTAGTTGTTACACCAACCTCTGTAATAGATTGCGTGCGTTTTTGGGCAGTAACAGATATTTTTTCAATCTCTTCACTGTGTACAGTTGATGTCATTGTTGCCAAAACAGCTAATGCAATTGCTGATTTTGAAAATATAAGATTAGTTTTCACAATCTTCTCTCCACGGGTTATAGTTATTTACGTTGCCAATTTACTTGGTCTAATTAGTTCATTAAGATGTTTGCTTTAACGCATAATTTTCTTTGAATTAACGTTTTAATAACTATCGCAAAATGCGAGACATTTGTTTATCACCTCATCAGGGGATAATTTATGATTCGCAAATTTAACTAGAGAATATAAGTCTACTAATGGCCACAATAAAAGATTTAACCTATTGGCATCAGGTGCTTGCAACTGTAATCAGTAAAGATTTCAATTCTGAATCTGTCTCTGATTTGTTAAGAGGGTTAGAGCATTTGCTTAATGCAAGTAGTGCAATGCTTACTATTTTTCCTGAGGGAAAGCAGCCACAAACAACCCATTATCGCCTGTTAGCCAATGAAACCCCACAACACCAAATTGATGCCTATGATAGTGGCGCTTATTTATTAGACCCGTTTTATCGAATGGCTATAGACGAAAAAATTGAAGGTCCATATGCCATGAAGGATGTAGCCCCGCAAGGCTTTGAACAGTCAGAATATTTTGATCTGTTTTACAAGAAGCAAGGGTATTTAGATGAAATTTGTATAATATTTCAATTGAATGAGCATGACATAGCGAGCTTATCTCTAGTAAGACACATCAACGAAGAGCCATTTAAAGCCCAGCATATTAAGCAACTAAACATCGTCTTCCCGTTATTAAAAAGCATTATTGTTAAGTGCCAACAAAGCATTGATCAACCTGAACAACTCGATCTAGAGCGCCATTTAGATAACGCATTGGTAAAATTTGGCAGTTCAATATTAACGCCAAGAGAATGTAAAATATTGCACTATATTCTGCACGGTTATGCGATAAAGTTTATCGCTGAAAAGCTTGAAAATAGTCTGGAAACGATAAAGCATCACCGTAAAAGTATTTATATAAAACTGGATGTAAGCTCGCAATCAGAGTTGTTTTATTTATTTATTGCATCCCTTAAAGCCATGCCAACAGATGCCAACCAAGACCCACTTAGTTACTTAACCTGAACTCGGGTTACTTAGAGTGATTTAACACTTACTTTTCAAATGTTCCTAGCCCATCACCCTATAAGGGGATGTTCTGTTTCATGGTTTTTTGAAATAGTCTGTTAACAAATTATTATTATAAAATTAAGTGGTCGTTATATGCTCGAGTCGCGAACTAAAGAATCCATTTTCGATAAACCTATGGTCATCGCCGCCGCTGTTATTATCAGTATTGTTGGCAATGCGGTGTTTATTGGCATGCCGATGTTGGTGGGTTCGTTAGCTGATACCCTTGGTTTTAATGAACAACAGTTAGGCTGGTTAGCCTCAGCAGATTTGATGGGTATTTTTGTTGCCTCGATTGCGGTTTCATTACTCATTAATAAAGTTAACCGACAAACCTTAACTTATATCGGTATAACTGTTGCGATTATCGCAAACTTTTGTTCAACCTTGTTTCATCAATTTGACACCTTATTCATAATTCGAATCATTTCAGGTATCGGTGGCGGGATCTGTTACTCGGTTGGCGTTGCCAGTCTGGCAGGCACGCATAAAACTGCCCGAAACTTTAGTATTTTATTGTTTGTTCTGGTGGCAGTTAATGCCATTGAACTTTATACATTCCCTGATATTTCAGCCAAGTGGGGAGTAGATGGAATATTCCTATTTTTCTGTGCAGCTTTTGTTGGCACCTACTATTTTGTCCGTTATTTACCAAAAACAAACGAGCTCAATAAAATCGAAATCAGTGCTGTAGCCAGTGATGCACAACTTCAAGGTGTGAATCAACAATCAGCAACTGAAATTCCATCATGGATCCCTTGGTTATGTTTGGCCGCAGTTGCTTGTGTTTATATTAACGTTGGTGCATTTTGGGCCTTCATTGAGCGTTTAGGCGTAGATGCAAATTTAAGTAATGATTTTATTAGTAATACCTTAGCTATAGGCACTTTATTTACCCTAACCGGTTGTGCAATGGCCACCTGGATGAGTAATCGCTTTGGTCAATCAAAACCATTGCTAGCAGCATTTATTTTGATGACTGCAATTTTGTTTTTGCTGGCCTTTAAAGTTGATGCCACTAGCTATGTAGTAGCAGCAACAGTATTTAACTTTTGTTGGTTATTCATTGATGTATTTCAATTAGGCACCATAGGCAATATTGACCATACTGGCAGATACGCAGCGCTTGTACCTGGCGCACAAGGGTTAACACAGTCAGTTTCTCCTGCCGTTGCCGGTTATATTTTAAGTGAAGGCTATGGCTACTCAGGCGTGATGATGTTGTGTGCAGTAGGTACTATAAGCGCAATGATTATTTATACTGTTGTCTATGCAAAACTTAAAAGTATTGCTCCCGATATTGCAGATTCAAATTAATAGCAACAGGTACAGATATTTTCCGATATAACTGACGGCTTATTGATGCAAAAAAGCTGCCCTAATTAGACTGTTTTGTGCTATTCAGAGACGTTTAAATTCGAAGTGATAAGCGATAGTTAGGAACAATTAACCACGTGATCCCCCACGAGTGGAACGAGATGAGGGACCTCCTTCAGTGATGCTGTGGGTCCGCAAAGTGCCATTAGCTGCTATACAATATTAGAAAAAACACTCCGTCATCCCACTGTGCTTTTGAGTGGGATCTCCTTCAGTTTTAAGGTGACTTAATTAGGCAGCTTTGTGCCACAAGCGGAAGTAGAGAAAGTACAACGTCATCCCCGAGGAGCTCAAGCGACATCGGGGACCTCCTGAAGTGTATTGTGGATAGAAAAATCGTCTTCCTGAACTTGTTTCAGGATCTGTTTTGGTATTGCAGTGACCGGCTGAAAAGTGCCATAACCCGCCAGTCACTAACGCTGTGTTAACTATATTTTTTAACCAAGCTCTTCATGCACAGAAACATTCTTAATAGACAAATATTTTTCTACTTCTTGCTCTATATACAGAGCTTGCTTACTTGAGTCTAATAGTCTTAATAATTTGGTATCTTCTCCACTATGCGTAATAACATGAACTTCATATTTTAGTCGATTGTTTTTAATGCGTCTTTCTTTGGCGTAAAGCTGCTTTATCTCTGACGCGTCTATAATTTTATTGCCTACCCAAGGAATAGGTCTATGACGTATCTCTACATTCTTTTTGGTAACCATAATATAAGTTTTATTCAAAAGACCTGCTAATGAGAAATATGTCATTAAAATAATAAATACGAGTAAATACAGTAGATTTGGAATATCAACATTCTCAGTCCCTGTATATTTAGTAACGCAGTGATAAATCAAATAAACTGCTCCCAACGCCATGGTAAATGGCTGGAAACGAGGCCATTGTCTAGTAATTTCAATTGAATCATAATTATTTTTTATAGATATTTGTTCTGGTAATCCAATATTGAGATGCTCACTCATATATATTCCCTAAATAGAGTGGTAAAAATTTAATACACAATGGTGCGTACTATCCTTTTTAAAGTAAGAAACTGCAATTAAACCTTATTCTCTAACGACTGTTTTTCGCTCTAAGCGGTCGGTCACGATCGCTAAAAACTTGTGTTTAAACAATAACATCATGTATTGTGAGTTTACAAATATTTAAAGTTTGCCACTGGCAGCTTTGAGCGGTAGCGGAAGCGGAAGGAATTTAATATGTATTTGGCACCAGACGATAAAAAGCGAATGTATCGAATATTGAAAGGTACATCTTTCTCGGTTTCAGAATGGATTCTAGGTATTTGCAACATACTTATGTTATTGATGCATGCATTTTATGAACCTCAAATTCAGTATGCTGGTGTTGGATTAGTTGTAGGATTTTTTCTGCAAGTAATGGTTCACGTAAACAGCCGATTCAAAGCATTGCTAGTTCTCATCAAACATGACGATTTACCAGTTAATGAGATTAAAGTACAAGCTGAAACATAGCCTAACTAGGCTGAAAAAAGCGAATAGCGAACGGTTTTTCTTGTTAAAAATCACCTTATCTAACTGTTCCTTAGATACGAAAGCTGACCTAAGGCTGAAGGTAAATCCAATCTACATGCTTTGCTTTATAAGGTTTACTGTCAATACATCCATTCTTTAATTATCTAATCCCTTAAACAACCACCCGTGAAAGAAAAATCAAGGGTCAGAACACTTGATTATTGAACTATTTTTTTGTGAGATATTTTCTGGGTTTCGTCAGAAGCTGCCACCTTGAATACGTCTTAAATATGTTAAAGCATTCTGTTAGAATAGTAGGCTATTGATTAAAGAATACCGAGACAGCATGTCAGAATTTAAAGCATTTTCACTTTTAGAGTCAATTATTGACCGTGTTAATCTTAAAGGCTATAAACAGCCCACACCGATCCAAAAAGAATGTATCCCAGCTCTTATTAATGGCAATGATCTTCTTGGTATAGCGCAAACCGGAACAGGAAAAACTGCGGCCTTTTCATTGCCTATTATCAATAATTTCGGACGAAATAAAATAGCTATCAAAGCTAAGAGCACGCGATCGCTCATACTAACGCCCACGAGAGAACTTGCCTCGCAAATAATGCAAAACATTGATTACTACTCTGATGGTTTAGGGCTTAAAACTAAGGTTGTTTATGGTGGTGTAGGAAGACAAAATCAAGTTGACTCAATCGCACTTGGACTTGATATTTTAGTGGCTACCCCTGGAAGGTTATTGGATTTAATTGAAACGGGCGATATAAATTTTAAGGCGTTAGAAGTATTTGTGTTAGATGAA
This genomic window contains:
- a CDS encoding helix-turn-helix transcriptional regulator yields the protein MATIKDLTYWHQVLATVISKDFNSESVSDLLRGLEHLLNASSAMLTIFPEGKQPQTTHYRLLANETPQHQIDAYDSGAYLLDPFYRMAIDEKIEGPYAMKDVAPQGFEQSEYFDLFYKKQGYLDEICIIFQLNEHDIASLSLVRHINEEPFKAQHIKQLNIVFPLLKSIIVKCQQSIDQPEQLDLERHLDNALVKFGSSILTPRECKILHYILHGYAIKFIAEKLENSLETIKHHRKSIYIKLDVSSQSELFYLFIASLKAMPTDANQDPLSYLT
- a CDS encoding MFS transporter; this translates as MLESRTKESIFDKPMVIAAAVIISIVGNAVFIGMPMLVGSLADTLGFNEQQLGWLASADLMGIFVASIAVSLLINKVNRQTLTYIGITVAIIANFCSTLFHQFDTLFIIRIISGIGGGICYSVGVASLAGTHKTARNFSILLFVLVAVNAIELYTFPDISAKWGVDGIFLFFCAAFVGTYYFVRYLPKTNELNKIEISAVASDAQLQGVNQQSATEIPSWIPWLCLAAVACVYINVGAFWAFIERLGVDANLSNDFISNTLAIGTLFTLTGCAMATWMSNRFGQSKPLLAAFILMTAILFLLAFKVDATSYVVAATVFNFCWLFIDVFQLGTIGNIDHTGRYAALVPGAQGLTQSVSPAVAGYILSEGYGYSGVMMLCAVGTISAMIIYTVVYAKLKSIAPDIADSN